Proteins encoded within one genomic window of Halobacteroides halobius DSM 5150:
- the yqfC gene encoding sporulation protein YqfC, with the protein MRDQDKIKAKLAKLFDLPQDVLLNLPVISIIGNLNIKVENHRGIIKYTPELVKIKASKGELLITGKELIIEKLSKEKVMVTGKITDLSFDLL; encoded by the coding sequence ATGAGGGATCAGGATAAGATAAAAGCTAAGTTAGCTAAATTATTTGATCTCCCTCAGGATGTATTATTAAATCTACCTGTAATTTCTATAATCGGAAATCTAAATATAAAGGTAGAAAATCATCGAGGGATTATTAAGTATACCCCTGAGTTAGTTAAAATCAAAGCTAGTAAAGGAGAGCTTTTGATTACAGGAAAAGAATTAATTATTGAAAAGCTAAGTAAAGAGAAGGTTATGGTTACTGGAAAGATAACTGATTTAAGTTTTGATTTGCTGTAA
- a CDS encoding GatB/YqeY domain-containing protein encodes MSIQDKLLEDMKKAMKSKEKAKLSVIRMARAEIKDAEINERKDLSDDEIIEVLSRLVKQTKESLSEFKKAGDEERVAKAKQEIKILKNYLPAQLSKEELAKLVKETISDLGAEDMSDMGQVMGAIMPQVKGRADGNQVNKLVRERLQ; translated from the coding sequence ATGTCAATTCAAGATAAATTATTAGAAGATATGAAAAAGGCAATGAAAAGTAAAGAAAAAGCTAAGTTATCAGTCATCAGAATGGCCAGAGCTGAAATTAAGGATGCTGAAATCAATGAACGTAAGGATTTATCTGATGATGAGATTATTGAAGTATTATCTAGATTAGTTAAGCAGACAAAAGAATCTTTAAGTGAATTTAAAAAAGCTGGGGATGAAGAACGAGTAGCAAAGGCTAAGCAAGAAATTAAAATTTTAAAGAATTATTTGCCTGCGCAGCTATCTAAAGAAGAACTTGCTAAGCTAGTTAAAGAAACAATTTCTGATTTAGGAGCAGAAGATATGAGTGATATGGGCCAAGTTATGGGCGCTATTATGCCCCAGGTTAAAGGTAGAGCTGATGGGAATCAAGTTAATAAATTAGTTAGAGAAAGATTACAATAG
- a CDS encoding histidine triad nucleotide-binding protein, which produces MEDCLFCKIVSGDVESDILYEDEQVIAFQDIKPQAPVHLLIVPKKHISTLLDLKEEDNNLVGHIYQVANKLAQQMEIAKDGFRVVSNCKEAGGQTVFHIHYHLLGGRNLQWPPG; this is translated from the coding sequence ATGGAAGATTGCTTATTTTGTAAGATAGTCTCAGGTGATGTTGAAAGTGATATTCTTTATGAAGATGAGCAGGTAATTGCTTTTCAAGATATTAAGCCTCAAGCTCCAGTACATTTATTAATTGTACCTAAGAAACATATTTCTACTTTGCTTGACTTAAAAGAAGAAGATAATAATTTAGTAGGACATATTTATCAGGTAGCAAATAAATTGGCCCAACAGATGGAGATAGCCAAAGATGGTTTTAGAGTTGTAAGCAATTGTAAAGAGGCTGGTGGGCAAACTGTATTTCATATTCATTATCATTTACTTGGAGGACGTAATCTACAATGGCCACCAGGTTAA
- the mtaB gene encoding tRNA (N(6)-L-threonylcarbamoyladenosine(37)-C(2))-methylthiotransferase MtaB, translating into MKRVAFYTLGCKVNRYDTEAMMAQFEEAGYKVVDFEDKADIYIINTCTVTHQGARKSRKITRRVKRRNPAALLAVVGCYPQVEPEEVLESAKVDLVVGTVGRSKIVEFVEQAAKADKPLSFVQAVEEEDTFEEVKLEEFKGRTRAAIKIQEGCEQFCSYCIIPYARGALRSRSLDDVVAEAKRLTKHGFQEIVLTGIHLGEYGKDKSDLNLEQLLQELILVEGIERIRLSSIEGTEVSDELIDLIAKSDKLCRHLHLPLQSGSDKILESMNRPYNSEEFKEMVTKIKSKIPEIAITTDIIVGFPGETEEDFAKTLNLAQQLNFSDIHVFKYSKREGTPAANFSNQVHSKVKKERSKQLRELADKLASDYQQHFLGEKMQVLLEERDYKTGFLTGFTDNYLRVFVDATDEVAGELVEVKLKEKEGKIIGGLED; encoded by the coding sequence ATGAAGCGGGTTGCTTTTTATACACTAGGATGTAAGGTTAATCGTTATGATACTGAAGCAATGATGGCTCAATTTGAAGAAGCAGGATACAAGGTAGTTGACTTTGAAGATAAAGCAGATATTTATATTATTAATACCTGTACAGTTACTCATCAAGGAGCTAGAAAATCACGTAAGATAACTAGACGGGTTAAAAGAAGAAATCCTGCTGCTTTATTAGCAGTAGTAGGTTGTTATCCTCAAGTAGAACCAGAAGAGGTATTAGAGAGTGCTAAAGTGGATTTAGTTGTAGGAACAGTAGGGAGAAGTAAGATTGTAGAGTTTGTAGAGCAAGCTGCTAAGGCAGATAAGCCACTTAGTTTTGTACAGGCAGTAGAGGAAGAAGATACTTTTGAAGAAGTTAAATTAGAAGAATTTAAGGGACGAACTAGAGCAGCTATTAAAATTCAAGAAGGCTGTGAACAATTTTGTTCATATTGTATTATCCCTTATGCTCGAGGTGCTTTACGAAGTCGTAGTTTAGATGATGTAGTAGCAGAAGCAAAGCGACTAACAAAGCATGGATTTCAAGAAATTGTATTAACCGGAATTCATTTAGGGGAATATGGTAAAGATAAGAGTGATCTTAATTTAGAACAGTTACTACAGGAATTAATTCTTGTAGAAGGAATTGAACGGATTAGATTAAGTTCAATAGAAGGAACAGAGGTTAGTGATGAATTAATTGATTTAATTGCTAAATCAGATAAATTATGTCGTCACTTACATTTACCCTTACAAAGTGGTTCAGATAAAATATTAGAGTCTATGAATCGGCCTTATAATAGCGAAGAATTTAAAGAAATGGTAACTAAAATAAAATCTAAAATTCCTGAAATTGCAATTACTACCGATATAATTGTAGGGTTTCCAGGGGAAACAGAAGAAGACTTTGCTAAAACTTTAAATTTAGCCCAACAACTTAACTTTAGTGATATTCATGTCTTTAAGTATTCTAAAAGAGAGGGAACTCCAGCCGCTAATTTTTCTAATCAAGTTCATTCTAAAGTAAAAAAAGAGCGTAGTAAGCAATTAAGAGAACTAGCTGATAAACTTGCTAGTGATTATCAGCAGCATTTTTTAGGCGAAAAGATGCAAGTTTTATTAGAAGAACGTGATTATAAAACTGGATTTTTAACAGGTTTTACAGATAATTATTTAAGAGTCTTTGTTGATGCAACTGATGAAGTAGCAGGGGAATTAGTTGAAGTAAAATTAAAGGAAAAAGAAGGAAAAATAATAGGCGGATTAGAAGATTAA
- the iscB gene encoding RNA-guided endonuclease IscB yields the protein MAQLQYALVIDNEGKILDPTKVKKAWYLIRKGRVKLVEEYPLIIQLKKKIPKEEVNNDKIVLGIDDGYDKVGFALIQKCQSKNKVLFKATMKQRQEVSKLMTQRREYRRYRRQHKRYRAKRFDNRSSSKRKGRIAPSIKQKKQAILRVVNYLNKFIRIDKIVLEDVAIDIRKAVEGKELYSWEYQESNRLDENLRKATLYRDDCAFQICGATDTMLEAHHIIPQRDSGADSIYNLITLCKDCHKDKVDGSEYKYKDEFLNIIDGKELNIKPAMHVMQGKTWLREKLSKIVNLEITTGGDTANKRIDYDIKKSHSNDSICITNLLPVDNLDVKEYFIKPLRKKSKAKIKELKGFKHRDIVRYTKRNGETYDGYITSLRIKNNKYKSKVCNFTTLNGEKTFRGYGLTNLTLINRPKGLMII from the coding sequence ATGGCACAATTACAATATGCACTTGTGATAGATAATGAAGGTAAAATATTGGATCCGACTAAAGTCAAGAAAGCTTGGTATCTTATTCGTAAAGGGAGAGTTAAGTTAGTAGAAGAGTATCCACTTATCATTCAACTTAAAAAGAAAATACCTAAAGAAGAAGTTAATAACGACAAGATAGTTTTAGGTATTGATGATGGGTATGATAAAGTAGGTTTTGCTTTAATTCAAAAATGTCAAAGTAAAAACAAAGTATTATTTAAAGCAACAATGAAACAAAGACAAGAAGTTTCTAAACTTATGACTCAACGTAGAGAATATAGACGTTACCGTAGACAACACAAAAGATATAGAGCTAAAAGATTTGATAATCGTTCATCCAGTAAAAGAAAAGGTAGAATAGCACCATCTATTAAGCAAAAGAAACAAGCAATTTTAAGGGTAGTTAATTATCTTAATAAATTTATTAGGATAGATAAAATAGTTTTAGAAGATGTGGCAATAGATATTCGTAAGGCAGTAGAAGGAAAAGAACTTTATAGTTGGGAATATCAAGAATCTAATAGATTAGATGAAAACCTTCGTAAAGCTACTTTATACAGAGATGATTGTGCCTTCCAAATCTGTGGTGCTACTGATACTATGTTGGAAGCACATCATATAATACCCCAAAGAGATAGTGGAGCAGATAGCATATATAATCTGATAACTCTTTGTAAAGACTGTCATAAAGATAAAGTAGATGGTAGTGAGTATAAATATAAAGATGAATTTCTTAATATTATTGATGGTAAAGAACTAAATATAAAACCTGCTATGCACGTGATGCAAGGTAAAACCTGGTTAAGGGAAAAATTAAGTAAAATAGTTAATTTAGAGATTACAACCGGAGGCGATACTGCTAATAAAAGAATTGATTATGATATTAAAAAAAGTCATAGTAACGATAGTATTTGTATTACAAATTTATTACCTGTTGATAATCTGGATGTTAAAGAATACTTTATTAAACCTCTTAGAAAGAAGTCTAAGGCCAAAATTAAAGAATTAAAAGGCTTTAAGCATAGGGATATAGTTCGTTATACTAAGCGAAATGGCGAAACTTATGATGGATATATTACCTCATTAAGAATTAAAAACAACAAATATAAATCTAAAGTCTGTAATTTTACAACATTAAATGGTGAAAAAACTTTTAGAGGTTATGGACTGACTAATTTAACGCTTATAAATAGGCCAAAAGGTCTAATGATTATATAA
- a CDS encoding 16S rRNA (uracil(1498)-N(3))-methyltransferase, protein MNHFFVTPKDIREDQVLITGSDVGHITRSLRLSAKDKITVADGEGNKYLVELIRTTNEVVEGQIIEEIERKVESTVEITLIQGVPKRKKKMDLIVQKCTELGIDKIIPIITERTVVKLTDKKANKRQDRWQKIALEAAKQSRRAKVPTIAKIKDFAQMPAVASDDLALIPWEDEDTTGIKEVMQEQNVSKVVILIGPEGGFSQSEVNQAKKIGFKPVSLGARILRTETAGITAVALAQYELGDLGAMKQLINS, encoded by the coding sequence ATGAATCATTTTTTTGTAACACCAAAAGATATTAGAGAAGACCAAGTATTAATTACTGGTTCAGATGTAGGTCATATTACTCGTTCTTTACGTTTAAGTGCTAAAGATAAGATTACGGTAGCTGATGGAGAAGGGAATAAATATTTAGTAGAGTTAATTAGAACAACTAATGAGGTAGTAGAGGGCCAAATTATAGAAGAAATAGAAAGAAAAGTAGAATCTACAGTAGAGATTACTTTAATCCAAGGAGTACCTAAACGTAAAAAGAAAATGGATTTAATTGTTCAAAAGTGTACTGAATTAGGAATAGATAAAATCATTCCGATAATTACTGAGAGAACAGTTGTTAAGTTAACTGATAAAAAGGCTAATAAAAGACAAGACAGGTGGCAAAAGATTGCTTTAGAAGCAGCTAAACAATCTCGCCGGGCCAAGGTCCCAACTATAGCTAAAATAAAAGATTTTGCTCAGATGCCTGCTGTAGCTTCTGATGATCTAGCTTTAATTCCTTGGGAAGATGAGGATACTACAGGTATAAAAGAAGTTATGCAAGAGCAAAATGTAAGTAAAGTAGTTATTCTTATTGGCCCTGAAGGAGGATTTAGTCAATCAGAAGTAAACCAAGCTAAAAAAATAGGCTTTAAACCTGTTAGCTTAGGGGCTAGAATTTTAAGAACTGAAACAGCAGGTATAACTGCTGTAGCCTTGGCCCAGTATGAACTAGGAGATTTAGGAGCTATGAAACAGCTTATAAATTCCTAG
- the prmA gene encoding 50S ribosomal protein L11 methyltransferase gives MNWKEININTTYQAYPAINNLLQELEVKGITKEELESDEDEILIKAYLKKDINLEKLKEKISSLEEYGLRVGSAKLKIKSVIKEDWASKWKENFKPLRVSDRIIIKPSWEEYPSQKDNVIIEIDPGQAFGTGHHETTEVCLRLIEDNLDSDTKLLDIGTGTGILSIAAAKLGAEEIFALDIDPIAVKVAKENATLNQVETEIDFVAGDLVEVVDKTYNLVVANLLPHIIVNLIPDLEQVITENGKFILSGIIVDKEEKINDKLREYDFKVIERIQLGEWVTIIGEQK, from the coding sequence ATGAATTGGAAAGAAATAAATATTAATACAACCTATCAAGCTTATCCTGCAATTAATAATTTATTGCAAGAATTAGAAGTGAAAGGAATTACTAAGGAAGAATTAGAAAGTGATGAAGATGAAATATTAATTAAAGCTTATCTAAAAAAGGATATTAATCTAGAAAAATTAAAAGAAAAAATTTCTTCTTTAGAAGAGTATGGTCTAAGGGTTGGTAGTGCTAAACTAAAAATTAAGAGTGTAATAAAGGAAGATTGGGCTAGTAAATGGAAGGAAAATTTTAAACCCTTAAGGGTTAGTGACCGAATTATAATCAAGCCTAGTTGGGAAGAGTATCCATCACAAAAAGATAATGTGATAATTGAGATTGATCCTGGGCAAGCTTTTGGAACAGGACATCATGAAACTACAGAAGTTTGTCTTAGATTAATTGAGGATAATTTAGATTCTGATACTAAATTATTAGATATTGGCACGGGAACTGGCATTTTATCTATTGCTGCTGCTAAGCTAGGAGCAGAAGAGATTTTTGCTTTAGATATTGATCCAATAGCAGTTAAAGTAGCTAAAGAGAATGCTACTTTAAATCAAGTAGAAACAGAAATAGATTTTGTAGCAGGTGATTTGGTTGAAGTAGTAGATAAGACTTATAATTTAGTAGTAGCTAATCTATTACCTCATATTATAGTAAACTTGATTCCTGATTTAGAGCAAGTTATTACTGAAAACGGTAAGTTTATTTTATCCGGAATAATAGTTGATAAAGAAGAAAAAATTAATGATAAACTAAGAGAGTATGACTTTAAAGTTATAGAGCGAATCCAATTAGGAGAATGGGTTACTATTATTGGAGAGCAAAAGTGA
- the dnaJ gene encoding molecular chaperone DnaJ: protein MAKKDYYEILGVDRDASQKEIKKAYRKLSKKYHPDISDHENAEEKFKEVTEAYEILSDEEQKARYDRYGHAGVNQDAGFGGQGQAGGFGGGFEDIFDMFFGEGGRGRRRNGPRKGADLQYRMNIDFEEAAFGAEKEITLPRTEECEVCDGTGASSPEDVESCAKCNGSGEIRYKQNTPFGQMVQTKTCDRCGGTGKFVKEPCSKCNGQGQVKKQRKVSVNIPAGVKDGSKLRIRGEGQAGENGGPAGDLYVIINVKSHEIFEREGDDVICEVPINFVQATLGDEIQVPTLDGKVKFNIPEGTQPGTFFRLKDKGIPHLNRRGRGDQRIKVKVVIPKNLSQEQQDMLKEFADISGEEINPEHKGFWQKIKSFFEK from the coding sequence CCGGGATGCTAGTCAAAAAGAAATTAAAAAAGCTTATCGTAAATTATCTAAAAAGTATCATCCAGATATAAGTGATCATGAAAATGCAGAAGAGAAGTTTAAGGAAGTTACAGAAGCATATGAAATTTTAAGTGATGAGGAACAGAAGGCTAGATATGATAGATATGGTCACGCTGGAGTAAATCAAGATGCTGGTTTTGGTGGCCAAGGTCAAGCTGGTGGCTTTGGTGGTGGATTTGAAGATATATTTGATATGTTCTTTGGTGAAGGCGGACGTGGTCGACGAAGAAATGGTCCTCGTAAAGGAGCAGATTTACAGTATAGAATGAATATCGATTTTGAAGAAGCAGCTTTTGGAGCAGAAAAAGAAATTACACTTCCTAGAACTGAGGAATGTGAAGTTTGTGATGGGACAGGAGCTTCTTCACCTGAAGATGTAGAAAGTTGTGCTAAATGTAATGGTAGTGGAGAAATTAGGTATAAACAAAATACTCCATTTGGTCAAATGGTACAGACTAAGACCTGTGATCGGTGTGGTGGTACTGGAAAATTTGTGAAAGAACCTTGCTCTAAATGTAATGGCCAGGGCCAAGTTAAGAAGCAAAGAAAGGTATCAGTTAATATTCCAGCTGGTGTTAAAGATGGTTCTAAACTTAGAATCAGAGGCGAGGGCCAAGCTGGGGAGAATGGTGGTCCAGCAGGAGACCTATATGTTATAATTAATGTCAAGTCTCATGAGATCTTTGAAAGAGAAGGGGATGATGTGATTTGTGAGGTGCCAATTAATTTTGTACAGGCTACTTTAGGTGATGAAATCCAAGTACCTACTTTAGATGGAAAGGTTAAATTTAATATTCCAGAAGGAACTCAGCCTGGTACTTTCTTTAGACTAAAAGATAAAGGAATTCCCCATTTAAACCGTAGAGGTCGAGGGGACCAAAGAATTAAAGTTAAAGTAGTAATTCCTAAGAATTTAAGCCAAGAGCAACAGGATATGCTAAAAGAATTTGCTGATATAAGTGGTGAAGAGATTAATCCAGAACATAAAGGGTTTTGGCAAAAAATAAAAAGTTTTTTTGAAAAGTAG